Part of the Mercenaria mercenaria strain notata chromosome 8, MADL_Memer_1, whole genome shotgun sequence genome is shown below.
TGATAAGACGACgggtcatgtgcaaaacccaaaccctagctccaaggtcaaggtcacgctcagaggtcaaatgttaacagggactgtttcgtgtccggtcaataactctgccatccgtgaagggattttgaaataatttggcataagtgtttaccataataagacgatgtaccatgcacaagacccagacccctagctctaaggtcaaggtaacactaagaagtcaaatgttaacatggtccgtttcttgtctggtccataactctgctgccatcgatgaagggattttaatattacttagcaaaaatgttccctataatgagatgatgtgtcatgcccaagacccagaccccttgctccttgcacacttagaagttaaaggttaacattgtctgtTCCGTCACTCTGCCCATTTTTatgaagggatttgaaaataatttgacacaaatgttaaccatattgaaaTGTGTTGCACTTATGACCCTGGTCTCTCAGGtaaaggtcacaaaatgatacatacctaaactattctggtatcttttgcacagacaactgaaGCATTCCTGAGCacgctttgggggcatttgtcaccagtagtgacagctcttgttttttttttcagaagaacaTGTTTTATCAATCAAactagcctgcaacattttcgtttttgtcgtgttgagcgacctgtggagtttccactttttctattttattatttcaagtgAATTTCCGCACTTTAAAAATCGTTCGTGATATCGAGCATTCGCACCAGATATCGTTTCTGCGAGTCTCTCGGTAATATACACCAAATACTATTCATTGCTGTCTCCTGAACCTTGTATGTCACACAATCTTATGCTGTGCACATACCAAAATTTTCAAGGTAACCGCAATATGTGTAACAGTAACAGTAAGTTTGGGCCCTTGTACTTTACTGTACTACATTTGTACAACTTCTCTCTGTGTTAATCTTCCAGAGGATCGGCAGCTTTTACCAAAGCTTTTCAGCTGCTTTTGTTGCATTTTAAGTTCATGCCGGATTTTGTGTAGCCAGTGTCACTAATTTAGATTTATATTCACTGGCTTTAAGATATATGTAAACAGATGACACTTTGTGTCGATGGTTGCACATGCCTGGTTTTGTGAAGCCATTGTCACTAATTAAAATTTGTATTCACTGGGTTTAAGATATGTGTAAACAAATGACAAGAAACTCTGTTTCAATGGTTAGCACTCTTCACCATCTATATCCTTTACTGACTGGCGACGTTCTGTAAGATTCTCATTAATTTGTGCTGGGGAATAGATTCCATAGACCTAAACTCATCTTTGATGGCTACATATATTCGCTTTTTGTCTGTTTGTGTTCTTGTTTTCCTAATTTGCAAGAAAACTAATTACATCAGATGAAGCTATTGTTTTGTAAAACCTCATTGATTTGTCGCCATCTCATGGTTGGGGCGATCCGTTAGATTTGTATTACTAACATTGTCATATGAATTCTTTGAAGGGAGAGAAATGGGACAAAAATGGTGCACTGGGAAGGGGGATAATGAAGAGTAGTCCAACTATGTCACTTCCAAGAAGCGATACGGATTTTATGATAAAACACACTGGGTATTTCACCGGTTagcataaaaacaaaatacaactttGTTTAAACTGGACAACAAAGTACCAAGAAGCTTATTTAAAcgtcaaatattttgtaaacactttcaAGACAGAACGATGATTTTTCtgattatttataattaaaaaggGAGGTGTAAAAAGAATTTTGggaatttgaaagaaaattctgAAAGAATATTTGAAAAGGTTGTCAAAATATAACAGGAAATTACAAATTATGTACCTACGCACTTCGCGTGTCCTCTCACAAACGCGAAGCGCGTGGGACTAAGTACGGACGCAGTAGTCAAGTAGCGGCAATTTCTGACATCGAAACTAGGGATTCGAACCTCCATATCGTGCAACTATTAATTAATAACTTTGGGATAAGATTATTTCTGTATGTGGGTGCTTTACACCTCAGTCCTAGCACGCTTAATTCACTATCCCCCTACTGAAATTCCTACTggaattactaacagtcttctgtagGATACGCCCATGTGCGTTTCAGGTGACGACTATAGATAAATCTAAATGCAAACAGTCGAAGATGAAAGAGGATTTCAAGAGATCAGAACCGGGCAAAACTGTTTCCGAGAGGCTTCGGTGGCGCCTAGCCATATGCTAGAGGTGCGGGGATCCACATAATCCTCCTTCTGAATCAACGACGGGTATAACACACGGGTTCTACCATTTGTCGTTTGATATTATATGTGCATTTTGTACGTGAGCACTGCATTTTCATTCCTGCCCCAAGTCATACGTTGAAGATATTTGAAGACCTGTTAAAAAGGTTTCCAGGCGCCTACATAGACATGATGCAGATCAATTGACACATTTATTTCttacacataaaataattaattacagaAACGTCGACGTTCTCGACATTAGCAAACagatgaaatacagaaaaacatgaaaccATATAGCTAAATGAACTTAGAGGATTCATCAAGAGTAGGTGGCTACTAATGTACGCTCGTAGATGCAGAAATTTAGAAGAAATATAACTACACAGTCAACGAAATGCAATTCATTTTCACACAGGCGAGGATAAAGAACgttacatcatcatcatcatcatcatcactgcTGATGTTCACTGGCGAAGCGCGCAGCTTCTACCGTCATACCTTCACGAAACGCGAATGTACAATAGAGGAGTTTGATGGTATAATCTTTTCACTTCGTGTTTCGTATGTCCCTTTATAAATGCGAAGCAAGACTGAGCTGCGGCGTAGCTATGCTGGTGAAGCTCTCAACTTCGCCATCATATCTTTGCCATCGTCCTTCCGCGCTTCTCGTTTCTATAGGAAAACGCAAAGCACGAAGTCCGATTGTTCACAACTTCGCGGTTTGTTTTTTTCGTACTCATCCGTTCGCGCTTAACATTTATAGGGGATCACTCGAAGCGTAGTGGTTATAGGCGCTAGCGATGACGCACTGATAAAAActtcgcgcttcgccatcatacCTCCGCGCTTGGCGTTATACATGGAGCATGTGCTGGCCCTAACGCAACACTGTACAATACCGTAATAAACGTTTCAACCTAGGCTTGTTGTGTTGCCTTTCCTTTACTCACCAGAAAGACTACTAGTATACTTTCCGTCTTCTTGTCTTGTGCGATATAATTTGTGCAAAATGACGGACTGCTCGAGTTATCGATATTTATTGAAAGCGTATGAAAATTGTATAATTAAAACACTTTTACCATTCAATATCTACCAGTCTCCGAAAGACTGGATACACAACAACGTtggtagaaataatttattatgttataaCTTTAACAAACGTCTTAACAAGTTATATCGCTCCTGTCTACGTTTTACATTGATTTGGCGACCAATACGTCACTATTATCAAATAGAAATTGGAAATGATTACAAGAAATAAGGTCATGCgtctttttctatttaaagccAACAATTCAGTCTATAGATATACATTTGCTAAATTATCAATAACACTGACAACAAATACAAACGCTTCAGTTTAAATGGAGCTGACATGTTCTTATTCAttacagaaatataaatataattatactgaaatattgttgaaaaacggcgttaaacacaaaacaaacaaaacaaacaaaaacattatgtaaaaattaaaacaaatgtaggtcaagtttgttttaaaacatttatgctGTATTATGTTTAACCCTTAGCGCATGACaaaacaagaaaatcaaatacaTTTCAATAGTCAGAAAAGTAAACATAAGGACGCTATATATTCAACTTACAATAACTTTGTTTACCAAGTACCTATACTGCCGAAATGCTTCTTAATTGTCTGAAATTGTAAGAGCcgcatttttgaacattttcacaCTAGGTTAACAATCATAGATTGCAAAGATTATTTACTCTGGGGACATTGTTGAATATGGCCCTTGATCTTTTGCCTTGCAATGTCTGAGGTTTTTCTAAGATACCAATAGTCGATGTCCATCATtggttttcaagtttattttgaaataatacctGTACTATGAGATTATTTCTGTGGTGGCTCTTTTCTGTGAATATAATTAACTGACCATCGAAATATCAGTGTCTAATAAAGGGCGTACACATGTACATGTTATGTGGTTTTATCCAAACAACTTCTTTTATGTAATCATAAAATTGTGTCAGGTGATGCTTCAAGTTGTAGGGATATTCTAAGCTATGATGATAACAAATGTCACATGATTAACGTGTGTCTATTTAGCAGAATAAAGTGGAGagatttttctgtcatttttcatgtaaatgatAGTCGttctaaacaaaataaaagatcTTTTCTAAAGTATCTAACAAGCACAAAATATGTGAAACGGGCATAaaaatctgtatgaaactttatGCAAACCACATGAATAGAACAGACAGGTAGAAAGCCGCCAGAATGTGTTCATGAGTAATACATTGGTAATACAATgtgtatattgtaaataaaagtatatgtAATGACTGTAGCAGTATACAAATTATAACCGACTCCTTGCAGTCTTTCTCTTTACTGAGGAAAATGAAAACGTAAACCATAGCTTTAAATATTCAGTCAGACATATAGTGACGTAAGCAttatataattcaatataaaCAATACTAATATGCATTTTCAAAGAATGGAAGACAAAATGACTGGACAACTTACAAAAGACATGAATAACAGGTTGAAAATTACAAACAGAATTTCACCCCAATTGAAAAGGGAGatagaaatgaataaataaataacaatattgtaCATAGTTAGTATCGTCTATGTTTTCTACCATCTCTTCCGAGATATACGTCTGGTGTTTGGACATCTGTACGAATTGATGTTGATTTGTAGTCGGGCGTTCCTGATGTTCTATAGGATGGCGGAGGGCTTCGTATATACACATCTCTGTTAGGATTATAATAGTGTCGTATTTTCTCCTGTGGTGTCACTGGTGTAGCTGGAGTGAATCTTCTGTTGTAGGAATAATCATGGTTCCGAACTTCGTCGTATTTCGACGGTCTGTAAACGGCTGTGGGTCTGATTTCCGGTTTAACTTTCAGTGCCTCGCGACCGCGGCGTTGCTGGTAATTTCTTATATCCGGTATCATTAAAACTCCCGCCAAAAACATCAGGACGAAAGCAAGAACACAGAGTCCAAAGGAATACCCAAGATAATGGTTTGAGGGAACCTGGGCGAGCCAAACTATCATTGCTATTACACCgaatgtaactgaaaatacagaataaaatgaaTACAGGTCAGTCAAATAAGCAACGGCTTCTGTGAAACTGCATGGCTTACATTCGTATTGTAAAATACCCATAGCGACCTACTTCGTGGTACTATTCTAGTACTATATTAACAATTTACCACGTGAGTTTTTTCTGTGTTGAGACTACGAGTTGTTACTTTTTTAACGTCAATTTAGCAAAATAGCATTTTCAATAATTTACGAACATTTCCAGGCAAACATTTATGGATAATGTTTTGGAAATACCAAACAAATGCTTGTTCATTATACTTTAttcatatacattgaaatatcaaaatatcccTACTCCAAAAAGAGCCTGTAAATGTTCCATTCACTGACACCGAAAAGTAAGTAGAAAGATAAAGAAACAGCGATCAAATCGGATTGTTCTATTTCTATCAATTGTCATAAAATCTTTGCGATTGTtccaagaaaaatgataaagactATTTATCTAAAGAAGATAACTGATATTCAAGTGCATTCTGCTACAGTAGTTTCCCTCTGCCCATCAATTAAACGCTAGGTCATTGTATGAAAAAAGGTAATGTTgttatgatgaaaagaaaaatcaGCAGTCACGTTAAATTTGCAAGTTACCAGTATGTATATATAACAGTTACAGAATTATAACCTAGAATAGATTGTTTTAGAATAAGAACATTAATGTGTTACAACTAGACGATATTCAGATAAAAAGCTGGTCTGCACCCACAGACCTGTAGTCCCCACAATAATTCAAAGGCCCAGTGTATTCCTTCTATTTGGACTGTCTTTCTTATCAAATTGTTTTGTGTTGTCTATGCATTTTGCATGAATGTCAGTCATTGATAAATGCACTACCATAGGGCTTGGTATTAAGGACGCGGCAATTCCTGTTGTTTTCAAAACCACTTAAGTTCGATTTATATACAGTAACACCGCAATTCATTATTTGGTTTAGGCTGTTAAACGCATATTACACATAATGAATTTTGACCTCTTAatcgtatttacgcaaatacTACGTcaatttttacagactttatttttcaaatgtatgtGGAAAACAGCGGTAGATTTACTGAAGTTTatcatatttgtaaaatactttcaTGTTTGTATTGCTTTGGAATTG
Proteins encoded:
- the LOC123565335 gene encoding uncharacterized protein LOC123565335 produces the protein MNLFGTATVWAKIALVLIVIAFALQIAGFATDYWQQTETIQENVVYDIGLWNAQNCSGGHDSACDKVSIPDSYINASFNVVRGFECTILILVSIAMVVAALYVATERFREMSIAVCVAVVSFLAVTFGVIAMIVWLAQVPSNHYLGYSFGLCVLAFVLMFLAGVLMIPDIRNYQQRRGREALKVKPEIRPTAVYRPSKYDEVRNHDYSYNRRFTPATPVTPQEKIRHYYNPNRDVYIRSPPPSYRTSGTPDYKSTSIRTDVQTPDVYLGRDGRKHRRY